A genomic region of Novipirellula aureliae contains the following coding sequences:
- a CDS encoding GntR family transcriptional regulator, which yields MFLSIDVHSDVAIYSQIVRQVKFAVAAGTLSPGQLLPSARTLARKLAINPNTVARAFTDLQNDGVVETLRGRGMVIRDDAVAICRREREEVLGERLGEALAESWHAGLNAKKIQSIVDKHLKQLTKTNPTVMVRIDDDTDDKTRAKEKA from the coding sequence ATGTTCTTATCGATCGACGTTCACTCGGATGTAGCGATCTATTCCCAGATCGTTCGTCAAGTGAAATTCGCCGTGGCTGCGGGGACGCTCAGCCCTGGCCAGCTCTTGCCCAGTGCTCGAACATTGGCACGCAAGTTGGCGATCAACCCCAACACCGTCGCTCGCGCCTTTACCGATCTACAGAACGACGGCGTGGTCGAAACGCTCCGCGGCCGCGGGATGGTGATTCGCGATGATGCCGTCGCGATTTGTCGCCGCGAACGTGAAGAGGTTCTTGGCGAACGGCTTGGCGAAGCGCTCGCGGAATCTTGGCACGCTGGCTTGAATGCGAAAAAGATCCAATCGATCGTAGACAAGCACTTGAAACAATTGACCAAAACCAATCCTACGGTGATGGTTCGGATCGATGATGACACAGACGACAAGACAAGGGCGAAGGAGAAAGCATGA
- a CDS encoding ABC transporter ATP-binding protein — MNPVITAQSLTMHFRRCDALRGVDLSIEPGTVFALLGENGAGKTTLIRILTGYQKPTRGSCRVCDLDPTRDPRGVRRQIGYVSDSPALYDWMTVAQIGGFTASFYDDAYRRNFIDSIAKYDIRPDQKIRSLSKGQRAKVALSLAVAHDPTLLIMDEPTSGLDPKVRRSFLESMIDRAATGRTVFLASHQISEVERVADTVGIMHQGRVCLVAPLSELRESFSEVVIDVEDPLRTMPPLPSPAVVLSEETEGRQREWIVRNLTPEMIQAIRELPGVIDVRHRVATLEEVFIACTSGSLSAETAEVAT; from the coding sequence ATGAACCCCGTAATCACTGCCCAATCGTTGACGATGCACTTCCGCCGCTGTGACGCCCTTCGCGGTGTCGATCTGTCGATCGAACCGGGAACCGTTTTCGCCCTTCTGGGCGAAAACGGTGCGGGAAAAACGACACTGATCCGCATTCTGACCGGCTACCAGAAACCCACCCGTGGTTCCTGCCGGGTTTGTGACCTCGATCCGACTCGGGATCCTCGCGGAGTGCGTCGGCAAATTGGCTACGTGTCTGACTCGCCCGCCCTCTATGACTGGATGACCGTTGCTCAAATCGGCGGTTTTACGGCATCGTTCTATGATGATGCGTATCGAAGAAACTTCATCGATTCGATTGCAAAGTACGACATCCGGCCTGACCAGAAGATCCGCAGCCTGAGTAAGGGGCAACGAGCGAAGGTGGCGTTGTCATTGGCAGTCGCACACGATCCAACGCTGTTGATCATGGACGAGCCAACATCGGGCTTGGATCCGAAGGTACGGCGTAGTTTCTTGGAAAGCATGATCGACCGTGCGGCTACCGGACGGACTGTCTTTCTAGCTTCGCACCAAATCAGCGAAGTCGAACGTGTGGCCGATACAGTGGGGATCATGCACCAAGGGCGGGTCTGCTTGGTGGCACCGCTGAGCGAACTACGCGAATCGTTTAGCGAAGTGGTGATCGATGTGGAAGACCCTCTGCGGACGATGCCGCCATTGCCATCGCCAGCGGTCGTGTTGAGCGAAGAAACCGAAGGTCGCCAACGCGAATGGATCGTGCGAAACCTGACGCCTGAAATGATTCAAGCGATTCGTGAATTACCAGGCGTCATCGATGTTCGTCACCGCGTGGCAACACTCGAAGAAGTCTTTATTGCCTGCACGTCCGGGAGCTTGTCGGCGGAGACAGCGGAGGTGGCAACATGA
- a CDS encoding ABC transporter permease, with amino-acid sequence MSTTTAASRPSRFNTWLIWKDVCQVIPLVVALLLVVGIIVAFQYWNSELRTSQFYVSIELTLLVLPGIFATGVGAVMVGQERENRTIDWLSSLPITPRQLFLSKVAVGVVGLAIMWLIAVLSVTLLVGSDANVSRWRLTNTTQITQNLTPISFPLWIIHSLFVMLAGFYTSWRVKNQFFSLVALMALATVPFLASIAISEFGTLRGRVYPGTEFFVWLGVSLLLIPVSFLAGYRRAEKVLSPAEATTLSPLKRFQAHWVAAEPPTFHSGTAAIVWQSIHSSWFLFPIILALMIGVFFDGNNAWNRGLWFSFAGHIGMPLAVCWLAVSVFKFAGTPEQLRFLADRGISPTKVYIARHAVPIAVVATGIVIYTFYATYVLSSSDEQPRPSDWPSLLQVTLSCAGIYAVSQWISQLIRTTTIAFMIAPLVAISATYSRLYHFVPDVRWQVFFSLLFALVPMLGTWAMMQRYMDRRDSPGKYLIVPLFLMLFGVISIATIYIDQWHLIGRGNEDVGAFTISQREARDGEGKSVAESTPTYVLIESEQFNDVPLEYTSEFKKKTVTQLMQADLIEPEDLLTNLEQLRDDRSLAAKIDSNAWQGFLIWATLEQVKFENASGTEAFDEFAPWIDTASLLVASLRRSHRWFDQEVADRTEIWLASLLSSEAMKPYRSEAVIQTTLDRLPSRSERNRVRRTAILASWATWPYTAEDNFKRVYRDGNELLSINGLNLGGMELIDAKLTEKYVWMSDAEAYRVEQIATAALAATRQSELGPIPRDPNRLMTWWEEVLHDATVASLVPAEIGPYSARMRRLPAMMTMVLIQGYPGEKIYPAQYIAMPWETTVESLKESKE; translated from the coding sequence ATGAGTACAACCACCGCTGCTTCAAGACCGAGTCGATTCAACACATGGCTAATCTGGAAAGACGTTTGCCAAGTCATTCCATTGGTCGTCGCACTACTGCTTGTCGTCGGAATCATCGTTGCATTTCAGTACTGGAACAGTGAACTGCGAACGTCCCAATTCTACGTATCGATCGAGTTGACGTTGCTCGTTCTTCCCGGCATTTTTGCCACGGGCGTGGGTGCGGTGATGGTCGGTCAAGAACGCGAGAACCGGACGATCGATTGGTTATCGTCGCTGCCGATCACGCCGCGACAATTGTTTCTGTCCAAAGTCGCGGTCGGTGTGGTGGGATTAGCAATCATGTGGTTGATTGCGGTCCTATCGGTCACGTTGTTGGTCGGTAGCGACGCGAACGTCTCACGGTGGCGTTTGACCAACACGACTCAAATCACGCAAAACCTAACGCCAATCAGTTTTCCATTGTGGATCATTCATTCGTTGTTCGTCATGTTGGCTGGCTTCTATACGTCTTGGCGAGTCAAGAATCAATTCTTTTCGCTCGTTGCCCTGATGGCTTTGGCGACCGTTCCCTTTTTGGCATCGATAGCCATCTCTGAATTCGGCACGCTCCGCGGTCGGGTCTATCCCGGAACCGAGTTCTTTGTGTGGTTGGGCGTTTCGCTACTGCTGATACCGGTATCTTTTCTCGCTGGCTATCGTCGAGCCGAAAAGGTGTTATCGCCTGCGGAGGCGACGACGCTTAGCCCGCTAAAGCGATTCCAAGCCCACTGGGTTGCTGCCGAGCCACCGACGTTTCACAGCGGTACCGCAGCGATCGTGTGGCAATCGATTCACTCGTCTTGGTTTCTGTTCCCGATTATCTTGGCATTAATGATTGGCGTCTTTTTTGACGGCAATAACGCCTGGAATCGAGGCCTCTGGTTTTCATTTGCAGGACACATCGGCATGCCCTTAGCGGTTTGTTGGTTAGCCGTTTCCGTTTTTAAGTTCGCAGGCACTCCCGAGCAACTGCGTTTTTTGGCCGACCGCGGCATTTCACCGACCAAGGTTTACATCGCTCGTCATGCTGTCCCGATCGCCGTGGTGGCAACGGGAATCGTTATCTATACCTTTTATGCAACCTATGTCCTCAGCAGCAGCGATGAACAACCGAGGCCCTCTGATTGGCCTAGCCTGTTGCAAGTCACACTGTCGTGTGCAGGAATCTATGCCGTGTCGCAGTGGATATCGCAACTGATCCGCACAACGACGATCGCGTTCATGATTGCTCCGCTCGTTGCGATCTCAGCCACCTACAGTCGCCTCTATCATTTCGTGCCGGATGTTAGGTGGCAAGTCTTTTTTAGCTTGCTGTTTGCATTGGTTCCGATGTTGGGCACATGGGCGATGATGCAGCGATACATGGATCGCCGCGATTCGCCTGGGAAGTATTTGATTGTCCCATTGTTTTTAATGCTCTTCGGGGTGATCTCAATCGCCACGATCTATATTGACCAATGGCACCTGATCGGCAGGGGCAATGAGGATGTCGGTGCGTTCACCATCTCGCAACGCGAGGCTCGGGACGGGGAAGGCAAGTCGGTCGCAGAATCAACGCCGACGTATGTATTGATCGAGTCCGAACAATTTAATGATGTTCCGCTAGAGTACACGAGTGAGTTTAAAAAGAAGACGGTGACTCAGCTCATGCAAGCCGATTTGATCGAGCCAGAAGATTTACTGACAAACCTTGAGCAACTTCGCGATGACCGGTCGTTGGCTGCGAAGATTGACTCCAATGCGTGGCAGGGATTTTTGATTTGGGCGACGCTTGAGCAAGTTAAATTTGAAAACGCGTCTGGTACTGAAGCCTTCGACGAGTTCGCTCCATGGATCGATACCGCATCGCTGCTTGTGGCGTCACTGCGCAGGAGTCACCGTTGGTTTGACCAAGAAGTAGCCGATCGCACCGAGATTTGGCTGGCGAGTTTGCTGTCGAGTGAAGCGATGAAGCCGTATCGCAGCGAGGCCGTCATCCAAACAACACTTGACCGCTTGCCCAGTCGTAGCGAGCGGAACCGGGTTCGCCGAACTGCGATCTTGGCCAGTTGGGCGACTTGGCCCTATACCGCGGAAGATAACTTCAAACGGGTGTATCGAGATGGCAATGAGTTGCTGAGCATCAATGGGTTGAATTTGGGTGGGATGGAGTTGATCGATGCGAAGTTAACCGAGAAATATGTTTGGATGTCCGATGCAGAGGCTTACCGCGTGGAACAAATTGCGACGGCGGCGTTGGCGGCGACGAGGCAAAGCGAGTTGGGGCCAATACCCCGCGACCCAAATCGACTTATGACTTGGTGGGAAGAAGTCCTTCATGACGCGACAGTCGCCAGTCTTGTTCCGGCCGAGATTGGGCCCTATTCCGCTCGCATGCGTCGTTTGCCAGCGATGATGACGATGGTGCTGATTCAAGGCTATCCAGGCGAGAAAATCTATCCAGCCCAGTACATCGCGATGCCTTGGGAAACGACGGTGGAATCCTTGAAGGAGAGCAAAGAATGA
- the rpmB gene encoding 50S ribosomal protein L28: protein MARQCETCGKGVQMGNRIETRGKAKYLGGVGTKITGCTRRKFVPNLQKVHVTMPNGTNKTMRVCVQCIRSGAVRKTVKVKPFDVSGSKK, encoded by the coding sequence ATGGCACGGCAATGCGAAACCTGCGGTAAAGGTGTCCAAATGGGCAACCGAATCGAAACACGTGGTAAGGCCAAATACCTCGGTGGTGTCGGTACGAAAATTACTGGCTGCACCCGCCGGAAATTCGTTCCCAACCTTCAAAAAGTGCATGTAACGATGCCAAACGGAACCAACAAGACAATGCGAGTATGCGTGCAATGCATCCGCAGTGGTGCGGTTCGCAAAACGGTCAAGGTCAAGCCATTTGATGTCAGTGGTTCGAAGAAATAA
- the gatC gene encoding Asp-tRNA(Asn)/Glu-tRNA(Gln) amidotransferase subunit GatC, with the protein MALSPDEVRRLGLLARLELSEEEVTALGPQVASILDFVEQLADLDTENVEPMTTALDVDNRWRADERVAGLTNEQALQNAPQRDDDCFLVPPVLGTASVKGDS; encoded by the coding sequence ATGGCACTTTCACCTGATGAAGTCCGCCGACTCGGCCTCCTCGCCCGCTTAGAACTGAGCGAGGAGGAAGTCACTGCGCTCGGACCACAAGTCGCGTCGATTCTTGATTTCGTCGAACAGTTAGCTGATCTCGATACCGAGAACGTCGAACCGATGACGACAGCTCTCGACGTCGACAACCGTTGGCGTGCCGATGAGCGTGTGGCTGGTTTGACGAACGAGCAAGCCCTGCAAAACGCTCCGCAACGGGACGATGACTGCTTTTTAGTGCCACCTGTTTTAGGGACGGCGTCCGTCAAGGGCGATAGCTGA
- a CDS encoding Na+/H+ antiporter NhaC family protein, whose product MQYGFESILPPLIAIVLAILTRRVLLPLATGIFVGAILLSLGKPDSRWFDSFILFLTSLVDSVRDADHLKTLAFTLLLGAMVGVMEIGGGIRSLIYHLSKRIRSRSGAKVMISLSGLIIFFDDYANTLLIGGTMRSTADRYKISRAKLAYLVDSTAAPVAGLSVISTWTAIEISYIAEGLKAAGIDDSSAAFSLFLESIPYRFYPVLAIVMVFYVSISGRDFSAMRKAENDAIDSKEDVLPETSLSDPGSDLPSRLWLAAIVPIACCVAAIVSVLVFTGKREAEVAPEMSSFRAAIEIIGSGDSYLALILGGVVGLVMAVWMHRLLSNSSNFRMLEGTVRGALQMMPAMLILWLAWALGAMTQSDALDTGGYLSRILSDRLAPEWLPATVFLLSGFVAFSTGTSWGTMAILTPLAVTLSIEMDSVAGPAGVICLATSGAVLAGAILGDHCSPISDTTVLSSRASGCNHVEHVRTQMPYALIVGSVAIVAGCIPAAYGVSPWICLIVGAVLLWFILRLVGRPPCAPGF is encoded by the coding sequence ATGCAGTACGGTTTCGAGAGCATCCTGCCGCCATTGATCGCGATTGTCTTAGCGATTCTAACACGTAGGGTTTTGCTGCCGTTGGCGACTGGCATCTTTGTCGGCGCGATTCTGCTATCACTCGGCAAGCCTGATTCACGTTGGTTTGACAGTTTCATTCTGTTTCTCACGTCGCTTGTCGATTCGGTTCGTGATGCGGACCATCTAAAGACGCTTGCTTTTACGTTGCTGCTCGGAGCGATGGTTGGCGTCATGGAAATCGGTGGCGGCATTCGTTCGTTAATTTATCATTTGTCCAAACGCATCCGCTCGCGCAGTGGTGCAAAGGTGATGATCTCGCTCAGCGGTTTGATTATCTTCTTCGACGATTATGCCAACACACTACTGATTGGCGGGACGATGCGATCGACCGCCGATCGCTACAAGATTTCGCGTGCCAAGCTAGCCTATCTCGTCGACTCAACCGCGGCACCGGTTGCCGGTTTGTCGGTGATCAGTACGTGGACGGCGATCGAAATCAGCTACATCGCCGAAGGGCTCAAGGCGGCGGGTATCGACGATTCCTCTGCCGCATTTTCATTGTTCTTGGAGTCGATCCCCTATCGCTTTTATCCGGTGCTAGCGATTGTGATGGTGTTTTACGTGTCAATCAGTGGCCGTGATTTTTCGGCGATGCGAAAAGCTGAAAACGATGCGATCGATTCGAAAGAGGACGTCTTGCCTGAAACTTCCCTTAGCGATCCCGGTAGCGATTTACCGAGCCGACTTTGGTTGGCTGCCATCGTGCCGATTGCTTGCTGCGTCGCCGCAATTGTGTCGGTGCTGGTTTTCACCGGTAAACGCGAAGCTGAAGTCGCGCCCGAGATGAGTTCTTTTCGAGCAGCGATTGAAATTATCGGCAGCGGCGATTCCTACTTGGCGTTGATCCTCGGTGGCGTTGTGGGTTTGGTGATGGCGGTGTGGATGCACCGCCTACTCTCCAACTCTAGCAACTTTAGAATGTTGGAGGGAACGGTGCGGGGCGCGTTGCAGATGATGCCCGCGATGTTAATCCTCTGGCTGGCGTGGGCGTTGGGGGCGATGACTCAAAGTGATGCTCTCGATACGGGAGGTTATCTGTCACGCATTTTGTCCGATCGACTCGCGCCGGAGTGGTTACCGGCAACCGTTTTCCTACTGTCTGGCTTTGTCGCGTTTTCAACCGGGACGAGCTGGGGAACGATGGCCATTCTGACCCCTTTGGCCGTTACCCTGTCGATTGAAATGGACTCGGTCGCTGGACCTGCCGGCGTGATCTGCTTGGCGACCTCGGGTGCGGTTTTAGCCGGAGCGATTTTGGGAGATCATTGTTCGCCGATCTCCGATACCACTGTGCTCTCGAGTCGTGCCAGCGGGTGCAATCATGTCGAGCATGTTCGCACTCAAATGCCATACGCACTGATCGTCGGCAGTGTCGCAATCGTAGCGGGCTGCATCCCCGCGGCTTATGGAGTATCACCCTGGATTTGTCTGATCGTAGGCGCGGTGCTGCTGTGGTTCATTCTACGGCTAGTCGGTCGCCCCCCCTGTGCCCCAGGCTTCTAG